ATGGACAGGTTggtataattttctaaagtaatCGCGTACAGAATTTACTTTTAACTCTTTTAACGACGATAGAACTGGTTGAACCGTTGCACGGTGATTCCCGTTTTCGAGTAAGAAAATTGGTACCATTTGGAAGCGGGATAGGGGACGGGGGATAGCGACTTTTATTTAGAAACTAGGAATTACTGTACGCTGAGAactattttaaacgattttgaTTCTCACGactatatttatcatattttgaaCAGTAGATTTCAACGAAATCAACGAAAGAATTAACTTGGTCGGTAGAAGAAGTTTTAGAACTAAAAATCTctactttctacgttactttTACCACACTcggcatttatagaaaaatttccaTTTAAAATCAAATCTGCTCTTCTCTTCTATGAATTTGTTTAGTATAGATTTATCGACGAAAGTATGACATTTTCCTTCAGATATTATGCCATAATACGGCCTCTCCAGCTGTGGGATGTTGATAAAAGAGGGAAAACGATGCTGTGTCTTGCATGGGTAGGATCCATTGTATGCTCAATGCCTCAGGTATAGTAATTACAAATAATTGATTGTTAACTAAAATGATAATAactattacttttttttctagACACTAATTGACAGTTTGCAGTAGTTACTAAATACAATGCATCGTTGTACatattattttaacgtttaTTGTATAGAGTGGGCCACATGCATTGAAACGTCACAAATAGTTTTCTCGGAAATAGTCGGGGACGGTGACAGtgagataaaaaaagaattgaaaatgtataaaaagaatGTTACTTATTTATAACAAAATCTATCCGAAAGTGTAAAAATTGACTGTCGTGACAATTGAGAAAAGAAGGGTGATATAAGTCTAACTCTCTGGGGTTTCGTCAATAACGCAGCATTTGTTACAGAAGTGTACAAGTAAAGACCAATATACGGAAAAGAATTTTCCAGTTTCCGTGCTAGATGGAGAACTTTTCGTAAACGTGCGATAATAATTTGCAAGAACTGCGTACATCGGCAGTTTTTTAAACTTTAACGATCGTTTATAACTATTTGGAATCAGCAAAAATTAATAACTCCTGGACCGTTAGATTCGAAAAACTCTCCTCTATCGTTTAAGACCAAACCGATATCCCAATCGTTTCTAATTTTACCTAATAAAATACCTCGTTtttatcgaaaatgaaaatcCTGGGTTCTTGCAAAAATGTGTGCTTTTCGAAAACTGAGGGTGGTGGAACAATTCTGCTCCCGGATTCGTCTTTCGGGCCATAAATAGTATTATATAAGAATCGTCCAATGGATATCGCAAAACGGAAAAAATTTGTGTGATTTGTTGCATTGTGTTATCGATACTATGATTAaactttaattaataatttttcctcTTATTCTTACCTTACGTTCTTATCTTATTCAACCAGTACTATTCAGCTtagaacaaaataattatttgtgtctacatgtatttacatattatttttaGATGGTAGTATTTCACCTGGAAACTCACCCAAATATTACTTGGTATTCACAGTGTGTTACATTTAACACTTTTCCAACATATACTCATGAAATAACATATTCCCTCTTTGGAATGGTCATGATGTATTGGTTTCCTCTTATCGTGATAATATACACTTACACGAGCATTTTGTTGGAAATATgtcgaagaacaaaaaaaagtgAACACGGtatgttcaaatatattttcaatttgtattagaagcgaaatgtataaataaaaattaacacaCGCTTCCCTGATCGCTTGAAAATGTAACAACAATCGATGTTAAACGattaagaaaaatttagaaacaCTTAAATTGATTTCAGATAAGATTCGTCGCTCTTCCATGGGGTTTTTAACGCGGGCAAAAATACGAACTCTAAAAATGACGGTAATCATTGTTGCTGTGTTCTTTATTTGCTGGACACCCTATTATGTCATGAGTCTTTGGTAAATACTATTACTTATTGAAGTTCTCTTACCTTGGATAAATAGAGAGTTAACGCAAAATAAATGTACATGTACAGGTATTGGATCGATCGACATTCGGCGTACAAAGTTGATCAACGAATCCAAAAAGGTCTATTCCTATTCGCGTGCACAAACTCCTGTATGAATCCTATCGTTTACGGTGCATTTAATATACGAGATTGCAATAAGGTGAATGAATCtcttgttcttttttctctGATAAATTCAAAAGTAtctaaatatctaaatattatacattgttTTAGGCATCTGTACGGCCAACTACTTTAGAAACTCGGGTCACTCCCTTGTCTTTGTCGCTTAGACTTATAGACTGATCGTActtatatacaaaatatataaatgcTGCAATTTTAAGACGTCAAATCATTAGTATCAAATTTGATTCTAACCTACGAACGTAAAATCATTAACGACAAGATCAATGATGTATAAAAAGTACATAAACTTCTTCAGAGTTAGAGATAGGAAAATTAAAGTGCAATATActtaaataatgataataaattattaaatattgataGGGTTAACATTTACACTGTAAAGCGCTTATTATGCAATTCAAGAAAtaagaattaataattaaagttCCGAtgagattatttttctataaataagaAACGTTAAAAAGATAAACATCGATTTTCTTAAACGGTACATACATAAACGTAACAGAATCTGGAACTGTGAACATGTGAATACAAATAAgatcgtataataaaatatatgatAGGAGTTACAGTAGTCGAAAAGATATAAAACAGAAAATTAtgacaaattattatatttgctTCATTTTATTAGTACATTATCTTTGAAAAACATTTGTTACGttttttacattattataaGTAACTTCTTACTTGAACCTATgcgttaaataattaaaaaagattACAAAACTACATCGGCAGCATGCTCTTTTAATAGGAAACAGTAAAAAAATGGAAACACACATTCTTACAATGATGTAAGGAAAATGCACTCCAAAATGGTTTCAACATGTATgtacattgaaaataatttttatagaataacagtcttcttttttttatttcgagtgtAAGGCGCATTTGATCATAAGAAAGATGGTTTTTCCAACTTTATCCCGTCTCtcaaaaattgattaaaaaagagcaaaatttaatttgcaGTGCTGTAAGATAAACTACAATGTAAAAAGTTTATCTAACATCGTTTAAAAGGATTccaattatttttgtatatgaATACCAATGTTACTTTAAATAATCTCAGTGATTAAACAATCTCTGTTATAAATACAGTTGCAAATCTTATTTCAataatgttaaaattatataGCACCGGTATTCTGcgattgttcataactatttattGTTTTCAAACACATTGTTTTCAACTTTTCGATACAGCATGATCAAACCGCGCAGCGATCCTAGCGGCCGAGGTACCAATCGGCCACTCCGAGAAATTTTTGAATGGTGACTATATCTATAACCGACACGTGTACCAAAAGCGTTAAAGATGAATTGTACTGCAAATATTTGTATCTCATGAGTTTCTTCAAATATCAATTCTTCTtaacaagaaaaatattttaaaaggtaTACCTTAACTAcggttttttttataaaagaaaaataactgatgcgtaaataatattttaccggAATGTATTCAATTTGGCGTAAAACGTTTCATATACAAGCAGCCCTAGTACTTACATTTCTTCACCACCGCGGATGAATTTTATGGAAAGACCACTGTTGATACGTATTATTAACATCGCAAGGCATTAGAGATAACTGTCGTGTTTGAGGATGAAGTGCCATACACTTTTTGTGCACTCTGTGCAGTAGCGTTTTCGTTGtctgtaaaattaattaaatttaagttCATTCCcaaacaaattttgtatttcaccttttaaaatatatacaaacacgCTTGTTGGTTCTTACTTCATCGTACTGCCATGGACCGTCTACGGTTCCTAATCGGcaaaatacatattttacacCTTGCCCGTCAGCTGACACGCATCGTTCTCCTATTCCTAATTGACCTTTTGTGTTTAGTCTAACCAACTGAAAAATATGATTACATAAGTCGCTATTTATAAATTAGTAGACACCTTGCGTAAAGGTGAACCAAACTTACCTGATTATTACCAAATCCATGACAGTGAGATGTAGCCATTAAACTGGGAGGTGAATTGCCCATTGTGTCCAAACATGTGCCTGTTGCTATATTTAAtaactaaaatttaaaaatacgaatGAACAAATTTCGTAGTACATACACAAATATACAGTCAGTTAAAAAATTCTCTGTACATTGtataagaatttatttaaaattgtataattttaaagaaaatgctaataaataaataacatttattaacaGTGCAAAAAAACGATGTTACGATGTAACatcttttcttaattttataattaaatctcGAATTGCAATTGATATTTACATTTCGGAGAAATTATTTAGCCGAAATTATCACTATTTCCTTTAAAATTATACAACTTTAAATCAATTCTGGTAGGGTGTATGGAGACTTTTTTGATTGACTGTAGATATGATGCACATATGTACACTGTACAAAATGTTtgaaatgaaatgaaacgaCATAaactgaaagcaaaatattattgatatataatattttttatataggcACTACTACTGTTACCTCTCCCCAATGTATGTTCGGTGGCAATTCTGGAAATTTATCAAGAACATCGTAAGCCACATTCTCCATATACCACTGAAAACTTTTACAtccttttcgtttcttaaaAAGCAATTGCTCTGTTATATCACCATGATCGAGTAGTTGAGCTAGAGGTTCCcttgtataaaaaaattctttatattTGTCATCAAACCAAGTCTCAATAACTCTTTTGTAGTTCTGTAAAGAAATTTATGATTTTTGTAactgtataataaattatttataacattttcaactattataattataatatgtcTTTATAgtgtatattattaattttcacaaGAATTCAATAACattgagaaaatgaaaaaggtaATAAAGGCACTTTAAGTTTCATAGTATTTTCAAAACTTTCGTTTACTCATTAACAATGAgataaatttttttctaaatgaaaatattagatACGAAGAACGAGAATTAGATCAATATAAAATTACTCAATATTTTCGACTTATAAATTAGATATTAATTAATCATGTagaaagagaacaatttttcaaactatATTTTAACAGAATTTAATTGGATCTACTAGACGTTATTAGAagcatttattaatattatttattactggATAAAAATGCTAATAccaaatacaaataaaacaatAGTCTacatattaatgaaaatattgtaaaaattatatttcgctTACTACAGTTATTAGTGGTCCTTTCTTTTTCTGAGCCAATTTACCAAATGTATAAGGCATAAATCCTCTATACACATGACCAACATGTGAACATGGTACCCAGAGAATACTTCCACCACACTGCCATATTTTAAATGATAATTCAAAGTTCTCTCCACCCCAAACAAGTAATCCATCATCATATCCACCCAATGACAAAAAATATTCACGATTTATTGCGAATAAACCACCAGCATGAGTAGGAGACCTAAATTAAGTTTTACCTAATACATACATGCCAAATAATTTTGTACTAACTGTATAAAGATATCTTTTTTAACACAAATTACTTGTACGGCATGCTGTTGTACGGTCGTGTTTTTTGTTCTCGTGCAGGAAGTTCATTTTCCTTATATAACATTCCCCACTCAAAAATGCCTCGATATAAGTGTCCTTCTTGGTACACAGGTCGATATTCAAAAGTTTTATGATCAATACCATCTATTATAGGAACTGTCATTACagttctaaaaatatttaaaaacaatgaaagaaacgatcattttacttatgataaatatgaaatatttgttttcttaaTATGCGTAAGATTTCTatctaaaaatttttctaaaatatatatattcgaaattcaaaactttaaaaaaaacattataAGATAcatctattttatatttcattattttcattactttttaCCTGTCAGCAGCTATTGGAGCTAAAAGAGGTGGTAACCAGTTAACATTAACTTCACAGTGAGCATCCAAAAACACTATGACTTCACCCTTAGCCTCACGTGCACCACGCGATCTAGTTCTTATTAAACCTTGTCTTTCATAATTCCTAATTAATTTAACTTTGCCACGCCACTCTTCTATGTAGAATTCCAAATCACCTTTCAAATTATctgtacaaatatatattaatcATTGTGAAATAATCAGCATCTTCCTTTTCTAtattattgtttaataaaatagtatttGGTGTTTactttaattacaaaataaattatgaaaaatttctgttttaataAAGATATATTTGATTTACCTTTATCGGAAAAGTCATCAACAAGCAAAATTTCCTCTAGAAATTGAGGAGGAGTACGATTTATTA
This window of the Ptiloglossa arizonensis isolate GNS036 chromosome 13, iyPtiAriz1_principal, whole genome shotgun sequence genome carries:
- the Akhr gene encoding adipokinetic hormone receptor isoform X1, whose translation is MGITIKMPTSTELSNSRANNSNIVELPIDMRFNEGHLVSIVIYSVLMIISAVGNATVLVLIMRCKRASKSRIHIMLMHLAIADLLVTFLMMPLEISWAITVSWKAGDAMCRIMAFFRVFGLYLSSSILVCISMDRYYAIIRPLQLWDVDKRGKTMLCLAWVGSIVCSMPQMVVFHLETHPNITWYSQCVTFNTFPTYTHEITYSLFGMVMMYWFPLIVIIYTYTSILLEICRRTKKSEHDKIRRSSMGFLTRAKIRTLKMTVIIVAVFFICWTPYYVMSLWYWIDRHSAYKVDQRIQKGLFLFACTNSCMNPIVYGAFNIRDCNKASVRPTTLETRVTPLSLSLRLID
- the Akhr gene encoding adipokinetic hormone receptor isoform X2; the protein is MGITIKMPTSTELSNSRANNSNIVELPIDMRFNEGHLVSIVIYSVLMIISAVGNATVLVLIMRCKRASKSRIHIMLMHLAIADLLVTFLMMPLEISWAITVSWKAGDAMCRIMAFFRVFGLYLSSSILVCISMDRYYAIIRPLQLWDVDKRGKTMLCLAWVGSIVCSMPQMVVFHLETHPNITWYSQCVTFNTFPTYTHEITYSLFGMVMMYWFPLIVIIYTYTSILLEICRRTKKSEHDKIRRSSMGFLTRAKIRTLKMTVIIVAVFFICWTPYYVMSLW
- the Pgant7 gene encoding N-acetylgalactosaminyltransferase 7; translated protein: MRIVQLRRNRFFSIIICSVFVLFMLYILNFYFDKPINFKEYWAESLKSKQVPVLLKDFSDFESQNVPLRNGPGEGGKPHILRDDQQNDIQQSESEYGMNMICSDEISLDRSIPDTRMPECKHWNYPEVLPRTSVIIVFHNEGWSVLMRTVHSIINRTPPQFLEEILLVDDFSDKDNLKGDLEFYIEEWRGKVKLIRNYERQGLIRTRSRGAREAKGEVIVFLDAHCEVNVNWLPPLLAPIAADRTVMTVPIIDGIDHKTFEYRPVYQEGHLYRGIFEWGMLYKENELPAREQKTRPYNSMPYKSPTHAGGLFAINREYFLSLGGYDDGLLVWGGENFELSFKIWQCGGSILWVPCSHVGHVYRGFMPYTFGKLAQKKKGPLITVNYKRVIETWFDDKYKEFFYTREPLAQLLDHGDITEQLLFKKRKGCKSFQWYMENVAYDVLDKFPELPPNIHWGELLNIATGTCLDTMGNSPPSLMATSHCHGFGNNQLVRLNTKGQLGIGERCVSADGQGVKYVFCRLGTVDGPWQYDETTKTLLHRVHKKCMALHPQTRQLSLMPCDVNNTYQQWSFHKIHPRW